The sequence below is a genomic window from Deltaproteobacteria bacterium GWC2_55_46.
ACCTGAGAGGCTCCAAGGGCTGCTCCCTTTTCTACCTGTGGATATCCGAGAAGCTTCCCAAGAGGATAGTGCCCACGATCTGCAGGACCTACCCCATAACCTGGCACAGGGGCAGGCTCTTCGTGGACACCCCCCTCAAGAAGAACTGCAAGGCGAAGGAGAAGGTCCAGAAGGGCGTCAAGGTGCCGTCACTCTACGAGACCCAGAGGAAGGAAGTCCACGCGCTTTTCGACATAGCCAAAAAGGAAATGAAGAAGCTCCCTAAAAAGTAAAAACACGATGTGGATGAAATAATAAAAAAGGCCCCGAAAGGGGCCTTTTTTATTATCAAAGCAAGACGAAGTTTACTCCACTATCCTCACCTTCAGCTCCACCCGCTCGTTCGGGAGGTCCCTTGGGTTCCTGGGGAGGCTTACTATCTTGTCAGCCACTTCGATCCCCTTCGCGACCTCGCCGAATACGGTATACTGGCCGTCGAGGAAGTTGGAGTCCTTGACCACTATGAAGAACTGCGAGCCGGCGCTATTAGGGTCCTGCGACCTCGCCATGGAGAGGATGCCTCTTTTATGCGGGATGTCATTGAACTCGGCCTTTATATGCCAGCCCGGCCCCCCGGTTCCGTAAGTGTCCTTGTCAGGCCCCTTGGTGTTCGGGTCCCCGCCCTGTATCATGAACCCGGGTATTACCCTGTGGAAGATAGTCCCGTCATAGAAGCCTTCCTTCGCGAGCTTGACGAAGTTCTCGACGTGCCCGGGGGCGGCCTCAGGGAAGAAACGTATCTCCATCTCCCCGTACTTTGTCTCTATTACTGCCCTTACTTCCTTCTTCTCTCCCATCTTCTTCGCTCCTTCTTTCGCGTTAATTCCGGCGGGCACCGCCGCCATTATAAGTAAAAGGAAAATAATGCAGGCGTATCTCATATGTTGTCCCCTCTATCAAACGAAGATTAAAAGCAGTACAGTAAACCTTATGG
It includes:
- a CDS encoding peptidylprolyl isomerase; this translates as MGEKKEVRAVIETKYGEMEIRFFPEAAPGHVENFVKLAKEGFYDGTIFHRVIPGFMIQGGDPNTKGPDKDTYGTGGPGWHIKAEFNDIPHKRGILSMARSQDPNSAGSQFFIVVKDSNFLDGQYTVFGEVAKGIEVADKIVSLPRNPRDLPNERVELKVRIVE